CTCATTCCCGTCCCATCCATTGCGGAACGAATTGGCCGCGGCGTGAAAGTTTTCATCAAATACGACGGTTTGAATCCCACCGGATCCTTCAAGGATCGAGGGATGACCATGGCGATCAGCAAAGCCAAAGAAGCAGGGTGTGAAGCGGTGATTTGTGCCAGCACTGGCAACACCAGTGCCGCCGCCGCCGCCTATGCCCGTCGAGGCGGAATGCGAGCCTTCGTGTTGATTCCAGACGGATACGTCGCACAAGGAAAACTGGCGCAGGCCCTGGTCTATGGAGCTGAAGTGCTGGCGATCCGGGGGAATTTCGACCGTGCTCTCGACATTGTTCGAGAAGCAGCCGAGAAATATCCGATCACCTTGGTGAATTCGGTCAACCCCTACCGACTGCAAGGGCAAAAAACTGCAGCCTTTGAAATCGTCGATGCCTTAGGAGATGCTCCCGACTGGCTATGCATCCCGATGGGTAACGCCGGAAATATCACGGCCTACTGGATGGGATTCCAGGAATATCAACAAGCTGGACGCAGTCGGCGTTTACCGCGAATGATGGGATTTCAGGCCAGTGGCTCCGCGCCACTGGTGAATGAAACCACCGTGAGCGATCCAGAAACAATCGCTACTGCGATTCGTATCGGGAATCCGGTGAACCGAGAGAAGGCCATCGCAGCCCGTAAAGCCAGCAACGGAGCCTTCCTTGATGTCACCGATGAAGAAATCATTGATGC
The Synechococcus sp. CC9311 DNA segment above includes these coding regions:
- the thrC gene encoding threonine synthase, which gives rise to MQDWPGLIEAYRSWLPVSSATPVITLHEGATPLIPVPSIAERIGRGVKVFIKYDGLNPTGSFKDRGMTMAISKAKEAGCEAVICASTGNTSAAAAAYARRGGMRAFVLIPDGYVAQGKLAQALVYGAEVLAIRGNFDRALDIVREAAEKYPITLVNSVNPYRLQGQKTAAFEIVDALGDAPDWLCIPMGNAGNITAYWMGFQEYQQAGRSRRLPRMMGFQASGSAPLVNETTVSDPETIATAIRIGNPVNREKAIAARKASNGAFLDVTDEEIIDAYKLLGGQEGIFCEPASAASVAGLIKRGAEVPDGSTVVCVLTGNGLKDPDCAINNNDAAFYADLDPDLTTVAKVMGF